The following proteins are encoded in a genomic region of Fusarium oxysporum f. sp. lycopersici 4287 chromosome 1, whole genome shotgun sequence:
- a CDS encoding autophagy-like protein 22: MAPNLQPLPQRPRLQDHRPWSGLSNISKRSFRSCATSAFEADDERSSSDGDMSPRNSQADMRRPIVPRHSGHDARPTSRKELLGWYAYAFAAETYVICGIASFIPILLETLARENGVLLSDRKTPCGSSDSKKEGDGQCIVWVFGVEINTASFAMYTFSVSVLIQALLVVSISCAADHGNYRKKLLLSFAWIGSFAVMSYIFITKDNYILGALLTIISNTSFGASFVLLNSFLPLLVRYHPDVIEVNVADTPDLANSEFESRPLDDSVGELEASRVTTTSPLLQPQDGERLKPTASHAEITSKELQLSTRISAIGIGTGYIAALFLQCVCIGVLIAMHNTTWGQRVVLFLVGLWWTIFTIPAAMWLRPRPGPPLADDGRKGIMAGLAYILYSWKSLFKTVQQARRLLDIVLFLAGWFLLSDAIATTSSTAILFAKTQLHMKPWALGMINVISTLAGVFGAFGWSWISRLFNLQAHQTILVCIGLFELIPLYGLLGYLPFVKEWGVFGLQQPWEMYPLAAVYGVVLGGLSGYCRSLYGELIPPGSEAAFYALYAITDKGSSVFGPTIVGAIIDRTGTIRPAFWFLAALVGFPAPLIWFINVERGRREGVKLAESMAGSSVEEADDDEHEPERRGMLADYQREQEDGVVDEHARP, from the exons ATGGCGCCAAaccttcaacctcttcctcagcgTCCGCGCCTCCAAGACCATAGACCGTGGTCCGGACTCTCTAATATTTCGAAACGATCCTTTAGATCTTGCGCAACTTCTGCTTTCGAGGCCGACGACGAGCGATCCTCTAGCGACGGCGATATGAGCCCTCGCAATAGCCAAGCTGACATGCGACGGCCAATCGTGCCGCGTCACTCTGGCCATGATGCTCGGCCGACGAGTCGAAAGGAGCTTCTAGGGTGGTACGCCTATGCATTTGCGGCTGAGACGTATGTGATTTGTGGAATTG CTTCCTTTATTCCCATCCTTCTAGAAACTCTCGCCAGAGAGAACGGTGTGCTACTCTCTGACCGAAAAACACCATGCGGGTCTAGCGACAGTAAGAAAGAGGGGGATGGGCAATGCATTGTCTGGGTGTTTGGAGTAGAGATCAACACTGCAAGCTTCGCCATGTACACATTTTCAGTGAGCGTCTTGATTCAAGCACTGCTCGTTGTCAGCATCAGTTGCGCTGCTGACCATGGAAACTACCgcaagaagcttcttctcagcttcgCCTGGATTGGGAGCTTCGCCGTTATGTCTTACATCTTCATTACGAAAGACAACTACATTCTCGGCGCCCTCTTgaccatcatctccaacacATCCTTTGGCGCATCCTTTGTATTACTGAACTCCTTTCTTCCGCTACTTGTGCGATATCATCCCGATGTTATCGAGGTCAACGTTGCTGATACTCCAGATCTTGCCAATTCTGAATTCGAGTCACGTCCTTTGGATGACTCAGTAGGTGAGCTCGAGGCGTCTAGAGTTACAACAACCTCACCTCTGTTACAACCTCAAGACGGCGAGCGACTGAAACCAACAGCAAGCCACGCGGAAATCACTTCCAAGGAACTGCAGCTGTCAACGCGAATCTCAGCCATCGGAATTGGTACCGGCTATATTGCCGCGCTCTTCTTGCAATGCGTTTGTATTGGTGTTCTCATCGCCATGCATAACACCACATGGGGCCAACGAGTCGTATTATTCTTGGTCGGACTTTGGTGGACCATCTTCACTATTCCCGCCGCCATGTGGTTGCGGCCCCGCCCCGGGCCTCCGCTGGCTGATGACGGTCGCAAAGGCATCATGGCAGGGCTTGCGTACATATTGTACTCATGGAAGAGCTTATTCAAAACCGTTCAACAGGCTAGACGCCTCCTTGACATCGTTTTGTTCCTTGCCGGATGGTTTCTCTTGTCCGATGCGATCGCAACCACGTCATCTACCGCGATTCTATTCGCCAAAACCCAACTCCACATGAAGCCGTGGGCACTTGGTATGATAAATGTCATTTCAACTCTGGCAGGGGTATTCGGCGCCTTCGGATGGTCGTGGATCTCACGGCTCTTTAACCTCCAAGCCCATCAAACCATTCTTGTCTGCATTGGTTTGTTTGAGTTAATCCCCCTTTACGGCTTGCTGGGTTACCTTCCTTTTGTTAAAGAATGGGGCGTGTTTGGCCTCCAACAACCATGGGAGATGTATCCACTGGCGGCTGTATATGGAGTCGTGCTCGGAGGTTTGAGTGGTTACTGCCGCTCTCTGTACGGTGAGCTTATTCCACCCGGATCCGAGGCAGCGTTCTACGCCTTGTACGCTATAACGGACAAGGGATCCAGTGTCTTTGGCCCGACGATCGTCGGTGCTATCATTGATAGAACTGGTACGATTCGCCCGGCTTTCTGGTTTTTAGCAGCATTAGTTGGCTTTCCTGCGCCATTGATCTGGTTCATCAACGTCGAGCGCGGTAGAAGAGAAGGCGTGAAGCTCGCCGAGTCAATGGCAGGATCTTCTGTGGAGGAAGcagacgatgatgaacaTGAGCCTGAGCGTCGTGGAATGCTGGCCGACTATCAGAGAGAGCAggaagatggtgttgtcgaTGAACACGCAAGACCCTAG
- a CDS encoding hypothetical protein (At least one base has a quality score < 10), whose amino-acid sequence MWFFGSFLYVCILLINAVAVLSEDRFLARINLSPASYDPAFGAGPDASVKAKIINLIASVRTIMRSTFNAQTHAAQT is encoded by the exons ATGTGGTTCTTTGGTAGCTTTCTCTACG TTTGTATTCTACTCATCAACGCCGTCGCTGTCCTCTCCGAAGATCGTTTTCTCGCGCGCA TCAATCTCTCTCCCGCTTCTTACGACCCTGCGTTCGGCGCTGGCCCCGATGCCAGcgtcaaagccaagatcatcaatctcatcgCGAGTGTCCGAACCATCATGAGGAGTACGTTCAACGCCCAAACCCACGCCGCGCAAACATAA
- a CDS encoding ubiquitin thiolesterase (At least one base has a quality score < 10), with the protein MLQNAAPLRDDGADRFFGLENFGNTCYCNSIVQALFYSESFRNNVVNYPPIMHSETNGSRPKVPITIRPPPTDPVETLPKQKGLSTSQVIKQRQAMNQQLPGQVGVRPEDKPDTPEYKKKQAMIKGPILELARENATSYGMNECTFTGLKDIFLALLESNTHTGVLSPQRFLEIFKRDNEMFRNSMHQDAHEFYGLVLNDVINSVESTARQMQLQAPADGIDGLATSVGHALGSAMVNHVAGSSSPATGWVHDIFEGVLTSETKCLTCETASQRDETFLDLSIDLEEHSSVTSCLRKFSAEEMLCERNKFHCDHCGGLQEAEKRMKVKRLPKILTLHLKRFKYTEDYSRLQKLFHRVVYPYHLRMFNTTDNAEDPDRLYELYAVVVHIGGNAYHGHYVSIIKVPGRGWILFDDEMVEPVDKNFVRNFFGDKPGMATAYVLFYQETTFEKVREEQEKEGMEEVKLASEAANLAQENGDKSDTAPLRRQATQPMSPLTHHESMANLAHASTAPAMPSAPQPDPTPPAAAAAAAATNGLTRVTTQKEEAKSKEDKKREKKEREAAEKAEKLAEKEREKQAKVDEKKRREDNYKAIQARRNENDELAKVLEASKKSAAQEEEARKKENGSPQSNGILDRTKRGSKSMSRRSFSLFHKDKSAGQTPDTPNGDASDKHDKLKDRLSFSLGRKKSTNLLS; encoded by the exons ATGCTCCAGAATGCCGCTCCCCTTCGAGACGACGGCGCCGATCGCTTTTTCGGCCTCGAGAAT TTTGGGAACACATG CTACTGCAACTCGATCGTTCAGGCTCTGTTTTATTCCGAATCTTTCAGGAATAATGTTGTCAATTATCCCCCGATTATGCACTCGGAGACAAACGGCAGCCGACCAAAGGTTCCCATCACCATCAGACCTCCGCCCACTGACCCTGTCGAGACCTTGCCAAAACAAAAGGGCCTTAGCACATCCCAAGTGATCAAGCAACGACAGGCCATGAATCAACAGTTGCCTGGGCAGGTTGGCGTTCGACCTGAAGACAAACCTGATACACCCGAATACAAGAAGAAACAAGCCATGATCAAAGGGCCTATCCTGGAACTGGCACGAGAGAATGCCACTTCTTATGGCATGAATGAATGCACATTTACTGGACTTAAGGACATTTTTCTGGCATTGTTGGAAAGCAACACCCACACAGGAGTCCTCAGTCCCCAACGATTCCTCGAGATATTCAAGCGCGACAATGAAATGTTTCGAAACTCAATGCACCAAGACGCTCATGAGTTCTACGGTTTGGTTTTGAATGATGTCATCAACAGCGTTGAGAGCACAGCTCGCCAGATGCAGTTGCAGGCGCCAGCTGACGGCATTGATGGGCTGGCAACTTCAGTGGGACACGCTCTTGGATCTGCCATGGTAAATCACGTAGCTGGGTCAAGTTCCCCGGCAACAGGATGGGTCCATGACATTTTTGAAGGCGTTCTCACATCAGAAACCAAGTGCTTGACTTGCGAGACTGCTTCTCAGCGCGATGAGACATTTCTTGATTTGTCCATTGACTTGGAAGAGCATTCATCAGTGACATCTTGCTTAAGGAAGTTTTCAGCCGAGGAGATGCTCTGTGAGAGAAACAAGTTCCACTGCGACCATTGTGGTGGCCTTCAGGAGGCCGAGAAGCGAATGAAGGTGAAACGGTTACCCAAGATCTTGACGCTCCACTTAAAGCGGTTCAAGTATACCGAGGATTACAGTCGTTTGCAAAAGCTCTTTCACAGGGTCGTGTATCCCTACCACCTGCGCATGTTCAACACGACAGATAATGCCGAAGACCCGGATCGACTGTATGAGCTGTATGCGGTAGTGGTACACATTGGTGGTAATGCCTACCATGGTCACTACGTGTCTATCATCAAGGTTCCGGGCAGGGGATGGATCCTGTTTGACGACGAGATGGTTGAACCGGTGGACAAGAATTTTGTCCGCAACTTCTTCGGTGACAAGCCAGGGATGGCAACCGCGTACGTTTTGTTTTACCAGGAAACGACATTCGAGAAAGTGCGAGAGGAACAAGAGAAGGAGGGCATGGAGGAGGTAAAACTCGCTAGCGAAGCAGCGAATCTGGCTCAGGAGAACGGGGACAAATCAGATACGGCGCCTCTTAGACGGCAAGCAACGCAGCCCATGTCACCCCTGACGCATCACGAGTCAATGGCAAATCTTGCCCATGCCAGTACGGCACCAGCCATGCCTTCGGCTCCCCAACCGGATCCTACGCCCCCAGCAGccgctgcagctgcagctgcaacAAATGGCCTGACTCGTGTCACTACgcagaaagaagaagccaaatCGAAAGAGGACAAGAAAcgggagaagaaggagcgcgaagctgctgagaaggccGAGAAACTCGCGGAAAAGGAGCGAGAGAAACAGGCCAAGGTTGACGAAAAGAAACGAAGAGAAGATAATTACAAAGCGATACAGGCACGACGAAATGAGAACGATGAACTAGCCAAAGTGTTGGAAGCCAGCAAGAAGTCTGCAGcacaagaagaggaagcaagaaagaaagaaaacgGATCACCTCAGAGCAATGGAATTCTCGACCGAACCAAACGTGGCAGCAAGTCGATGTCAAGGAGAAGTTTCTCGCTTTTCCACAAAGACAAGTCGGCTGGGCAAACGCCTGATACTCCTAACGGCGATGCAAGCGATAAACACGACAAACTCAAGGATCgcctcagcttcagcttgggACGTAAAAAGAGCACGAATTTGCTTTCGTAA
- a CDS encoding hypothetical protein (At least one base has a quality score < 10), producing the protein MATATATTTTSGATQPLVTKWSSRYRGATVEDLDPPAALSLNPSDAISLALMSAFERDYTHLTIVDADTRALLGYISIPHLQSLLDSGKVKPEDQLSAAMTRFQRKGRTYQVITM; encoded by the exons ATGGCTACTGCTACTGCTACCACCACAACATCGGGTGCGACACAGCCCCTGGTTACAAAGTGGTCTTCTCGATATCGTGGG GCCACTGTCGAAGACCTCGACCCCCCAGCCGCACTCTCACTCAACCCCTCCGATGCCATCTCCCTCGCCCTCATGTCCGCCTTTGAGCGCGACTACACGCACCTTACCATCGTCGATGCCGACACCCGCGCGTTGCTAGGCTACATATCCATTCCTCACCTTCAGTCCCTTCTCGACTCAGGCAAGGTCAAGCCTGAAGATCAGCTCTCAGCCGCCATGACACGCTTCCAGCGCAAGGGCCGTACCTATCAGGTCATCACCATGTAG
- a CDS encoding ubiquitin thiolesterase (At least one base has a quality score < 10) → MHSETNGSRPKVPITIRPPPTDPVETLPKQKGLSTSQVIKQRQAMNQQLPGQVGVRPEDKPDTPEYKKKQAMIKGPILELARENATSYGMNECTFTGLKDIFLALLESNTHTGVLSPQRFLEIFKRDNEMFRNSMHQDAHEFYGLVLNDVINSVESTARQMQLQAPADGIDGLATSVGHALGSAMVNHVAGSSSPATGWVHDIFEGVLTSETKCLTCETASQRDETFLDLSIDLEEHSSVTSCLRKFSAEEMLCERNKFHCDHCGGLQEAEKRMKVKRLPKILTLHLKRFKYTEDYSRLQKLFHRVVYPYHLRMFNTTDNAEDPDRLYELYAVVVHIGGNAYHGHYVSIIKVPGRGWILFDDEMVEPVDKNFVRNFFGDKPGMATAYVLFYQETTFEKVREEQEKEGMEEVKLASEAANLAQENGDKSDTAPLRRQATQPMSPLTHHESMANLAHASTAPAMPSAPQPDPTPPAAAAAAAATNGLTRVTTQKEEAKSKEDKKREKKEREAAEKAEKLAEKEREKQAKVDEKKRREDNYKAIQARRNENDELAKVLEASKKSAAQEEEARKKENGSPQSNGILDRTKRGSKSMSRRSFSLFHKDKSAGQTPDTPNGDASDKHDKLKDRLSFSLGRKKSTNLLS, encoded by the coding sequence ATGCACTCGGAGACAAACGGCAGCCGACCAAAGGTTCCCATCACCATCAGACCTCCGCCCACTGACCCTGTCGAGACCTTGCCAAAACAAAAGGGCCTTAGCACATCCCAAGTGATCAAGCAACGACAGGCCATGAATCAACAGTTGCCTGGGCAGGTTGGCGTTCGACCTGAAGACAAACCTGATACACCCGAATACAAGAAGAAACAAGCCATGATCAAAGGGCCTATCCTGGAACTGGCACGAGAGAATGCCACTTCTTATGGCATGAATGAATGCACATTTACTGGACTTAAGGACATTTTTCTGGCATTGTTGGAAAGCAACACCCACACAGGAGTCCTCAGTCCCCAACGATTCCTCGAGATATTCAAGCGCGACAATGAAATGTTTCGAAACTCAATGCACCAAGACGCTCATGAGTTCTACGGTTTGGTTTTGAATGATGTCATCAACAGCGTTGAGAGCACAGCTCGCCAGATGCAGTTGCAGGCGCCAGCTGACGGCATTGATGGGCTGGCAACTTCAGTGGGACACGCTCTTGGATCTGCCATGGTAAATCACGTAGCTGGGTCAAGTTCCCCGGCAACAGGATGGGTCCATGACATTTTTGAAGGCGTTCTCACATCAGAAACCAAGTGCTTGACTTGCGAGACTGCTTCTCAGCGCGATGAGACATTTCTTGATTTGTCCATTGACTTGGAAGAGCATTCATCAGTGACATCTTGCTTAAGGAAGTTTTCAGCCGAGGAGATGCTCTGTGAGAGAAACAAGTTCCACTGCGACCATTGTGGTGGCCTTCAGGAGGCCGAGAAGCGAATGAAGGTGAAACGGTTACCCAAGATCTTGACGCTCCACTTAAAGCGGTTCAAGTATACCGAGGATTACAGTCGTTTGCAAAAGCTCTTTCACAGGGTCGTGTATCCCTACCACCTGCGCATGTTCAACACGACAGATAATGCCGAAGACCCGGATCGACTGTATGAGCTGTATGCGGTAGTGGTACACATTGGTGGTAATGCCTACCATGGTCACTACGTGTCTATCATCAAGGTTCCGGGCAGGGGATGGATCCTGTTTGACGACGAGATGGTTGAACCGGTGGACAAGAATTTTGTCCGCAACTTCTTCGGTGACAAGCCAGGGATGGCAACCGCGTACGTTTTGTTTTACCAGGAAACGACATTCGAGAAAGTGCGAGAGGAACAAGAGAAGGAGGGCATGGAGGAGGTAAAACTCGCTAGCGAAGCAGCGAATCTGGCTCAGGAGAACGGGGACAAATCAGATACGGCGCCTCTTAGACGGCAAGCAACGCAGCCCATGTCACCCCTGACGCATCACGAGTCAATGGCAAATCTTGCCCATGCCAGTACGGCACCAGCCATGCCTTCGGCTCCCCAACCGGATCCTACGCCCCCAGCAGccgctgcagctgcagctgcaacAAATGGCCTGACTCGTGTCACTACgcagaaagaagaagccaaatCGAAAGAGGACAAGAAAcgggagaagaaggagcgcgaagctgctgagaaggccGAGAAACTCGCGGAAAAGGAGCGAGAGAAACAGGCCAAGGTTGACGAAAAGAAACGAAGAGAAGATAATTACAAAGCGATACAGGCACGACGAAATGAGAACGATGAACTAGCCAAAGTGTTGGAAGCCAGCAAGAAGTCTGCAGcacaagaagaggaagcaagaaagaaagaaaacgGATCACCTCAGAGCAATGGAATTCTCGACCGAACCAAACGTGGCAGCAAGTCGATGTCAAGGAGAAGTTTCTCGCTTTTCCACAAAGACAAGTCGGCTGGGCAAACGCCTGATACTCCTAACGGCGATGCAAGCGATAAACACGACAAACTCAAGGATCgcctcagcttcagcttgggACGTAAAAAGAGCACGAATTTGCTTTCGTAA
- a CDS encoding hypothetical protein (At least one base has a quality score < 10) produces the protein MAAPAEKTTSDLSGKWVLNKTLSDSSEPILSLQGIGYLTRKAIGLATITVDINQYNAPPKPPNTSTDVFTHIDITQSASGLTSTHENRCLDFNNREHTDWLFGTVRGRSRFVTLDEIEEDFLKTGWLVEGDGKFIQSIAESVDNGWVANQIWGFEEINGERRYVRHILVTKGDKKVTAKLIYDYQA, from the exons ATGGCTGCTCCCGCCGAAAAGACCACCTCTGACCTCAGTGGTAAATGGGTTCTC AACAAGACTCTTTCCGATAGCTCTGAGCCTATCCTCAGCTTACAGGGCATCGGATACCTCACTCGTAAGGCAATTGGCTTGGCTACCATCACCGTCGACATCAACCAGTACAACGCCCCTCCCAAGCCCCCCAACACATCCACCGACGTTTTCACCCACATCGACATCACCCAGTCTGCCTCTGGCCTGACGAGCACTCACGAGAACCGCTGCCTCGATTTCAACAACCGCGAGCACACGGACTGGCTCTTCGGCACCGTCAGGGGTCGATCCAGGTTCGTCACtcttgatgagattgaggaggACTTCCTCAAGACTGGCTGGCTTGTCGAGGGCGATGGCAAGTTCATCCAGAGCATCGCTGAAAGCGTCGACAACGGCTGGGTCGCTAATCAGATCTGGGGCTTCGAGGAGATCAACGGCGAAAGGAGATATGTGAGGCACATCTTGGTGACCAAGGGTGACAAGAAGGTCACCGCCAAGCTCATCTACGACTACCAGGCTTAG
- a CDS encoding hypothetical protein (At least one base has a quality score < 10): MWFFGSFLYVCILLINAVAVLSEDRFLARINLSPASYDPAFGAGPDASVKAKIINLIASVRTIMRMPLIFVNSVIILYELILG; encoded by the exons ATGTGGTTCTTTGGTAGCTTTCTCTACG TTTGTATTCTACTCATCAACGCCGTCGCTGTCCTCTCCGAAGATCGTTTTCTCGCGCGCA TCAATCTCTCTCCCGCTTCTTACGACCCTGCGTTCGGCGCTGGCCCCGATGCCAGcgtcaaagccaagatcatcaatctcatcgCGAGTGTCCGAACCATCATGAGGA TGCCACTGATCTTTGTCAATTCCGTTATCATCCTTTATGAGCTCATACTTGGTTGA
- a CDS encoding F-actin-capping protein subunit beta, whose amino-acid sequence MAVDPFDSALDLLRRLNPKQTTDHLNAIISIAPDLTEDLLSSVDQPLTVRRCKQTGRDYLLCDYNRDGDSYRSPWSNQFDPPLDEAGSGGVGAGGNEGAGEGAIPSERVRKMEVKANEAFDVYRDLYYEGGVSSVYFWNLDDGFAGVVLLKKSSPQGGNSEGVWDSIHVFEAIERGRSTHYKLTSTVILTLSTTGGNLGEMDLSGNMTRQVEQDLPVDNDDSHIANVGRLVEDMELKMRNLLQEVYFGKAKDVVGDLRSIGSLSEGARDREAQRELIGSMRR is encoded by the exons ATGGCTGTCGATCCCTTTGACTCCGCTCT AGACCTTCTCCGCCGTCTCAACCCTAAGCAGACGACAGACCACCTCaacgccatcatctccatcgcTCCAGATCTGACCGAAGACCTTCTGTCATCCGTCGATCAGCCCCTAACCGTGCGCCGCTGCAAGCAGACCGGCCGAGACTACCTGCTCTGCGACTACAACCGCGATGGAGACAGCTACCGCTCACCGTGGTCAAACCAGTTCGACCCTCCTCTGGATGAAGCTGGCTCAGGTGGTGTAGGTGCTGGTGGTAATGAAGGCGCTGGCGAGGGTGCGATACCGAGCGAGCGTGTTCGCAAGATGGAGGTCAAGGCGAACGAGGCCTTCGATGTCTATCGCGATTTATACTATGAAGGTGGTGTGAGCAGTGTTTACTTCTGgaaccttgatgatggcttcgCAGGAGTCGTGCTTCTCAAGAAGT CTTCCCCCCAAGGCGGCAATTCCGAAGGTGTATGGGACTCCATCCATGTCTTCGAGGCAATTGAGCGAGGAAGAAGCACACACTATAAGCTCACATCGACAGTGATCCTGACCCTGTCTACTACTGGTGGCAACCTAGGCGAGATGGACCTTAGCGGCAACATGACACGCCAGGTTGAGCAGGATCTCCCTGTTGACAACGATGACAGCCACATTGCCAATGTGGGACGATTGGTTGAGGATATGGAACTCAAGATGCGCAATCTCCTGCAGGAGGTGTACTTTGGCAAAGCCAAGGACGTGGTGGGCGATCTCAGGAGCATTGGAAGCTTGAGTGAGGGGGCACGGGATCGCGAGGCTCAGCGTGAACTCATCGGAAGCATGAGAAGATGA